The following proteins come from a genomic window of Shewanella halifaxensis HAW-EB4:
- a CDS encoding SoxR reducing system RseC family protein translates to MMEEVARVVANGNSGWVVVEVEMKSACNHCESGDSCGTSAVSKAFSPKVQRFSIQSEQQFVKGERLKLGLPESVILKAATLVYILPLIGLFIGAFGANQIGFLFGGASDLLSISGALVGSFCFWAAGKKASKRLEAQAQPVIIKSLGKPIEIAN, encoded by the coding sequence ATGATGGAAGAAGTCGCTAGAGTTGTCGCCAATGGCAACTCTGGTTGGGTCGTTGTAGAAGTTGAAATGAAGAGTGCCTGTAATCACTGCGAGAGTGGTGATTCCTGTGGGACTTCAGCTGTTTCAAAAGCGTTTTCGCCCAAAGTACAACGTTTTTCAATTCAAAGTGAGCAGCAGTTTGTTAAAGGTGAACGCTTAAAATTGGGGTTACCGGAAAGTGTGATCCTAAAAGCGGCAACCTTAGTCTATATTTTACCGCTTATCGGTTTGTTTATCGGCGCTTTCGGCGCAAATCAAATCGGCTTCTTATTTGGAGGCGCTTCCGACCTGTTATCTATTTCGGGAGCATTAGTGGGAAGCTTCTGTTTCTGGGCCGCCGGGAAAAAAGCGTCCAAGAGATTAGAAGCGCAGGCACAGCCTGTCATCATCAAGTCTCTGGGCAAGCCCATCGAGATAGCTAATTAG
- the lepA gene encoding translation elongation factor 4: MKHIRNFSIIAHIDHGKSTLSDRLIQECGGLTDREMAAQVLDSMDIERERGITIKAQSVTLDYLANDGETYQLNFIDTPGHVDFSYEVSRSLAACEGALLVVDAGQGVEAQTLANCYTALEMDMDVVPVLNKIDLPQADPDRVAEEIEDIVGIEATDAVRCSAKTGVGIKDVLEVIVAQIPPPEGDPEGPLQALIIDSWFDSYLGVVSLVRIKNGVLKKGDKFKVMSTGQNYNADRVGIFTPKQTDTTELKTGEVGFVIAGIKEIHGAPVGDTLTHSKHGAEKALAGFKKVKPQVYAGLFPISTDDYENFRDALNKLSLNDASLFFEPETSSALGFGFRIGFLGLLHMEIIQERLEREYNLELITTAPTVVYEIVQTNGETIYVDNPSDLPAINNIAEMREPIVETNILVPKEYLGNVITLCIEKRGVQTNLVYHGNQVALTYELPMAEVVMDFFDRLKSTSRGYASLEYNFIRFEPADMVRLDILINGDRVDALAMIIHKGLIRSKGLALVNKMKELIPRQMFDIAVQAAVGSQIIARSSIKAMRKDVTAKCYGGDVSRKKKLLNKQKEGKKRMKQVGNVEVPQEAFLAVLKLND, translated from the coding sequence ATGAAGCATATTAGAAACTTTTCAATTATTGCCCATATTGACCACGGCAAATCAACACTCTCAGATCGCCTTATTCAAGAATGCGGTGGCTTAACCGATCGTGAAATGGCTGCGCAAGTTCTTGACTCAATGGATATTGAGCGTGAACGCGGCATTACGATTAAAGCGCAAAGCGTGACTTTGGACTACCTAGCTAATGATGGTGAAACTTACCAGTTAAACTTCATTGATACGCCTGGCCACGTTGACTTCTCTTATGAAGTATCACGTTCGCTTGCCGCTTGTGAAGGTGCATTGTTGGTGGTTGACGCGGGTCAAGGCGTTGAAGCACAAACACTAGCAAACTGTTATACCGCACTTGAGATGGATATGGACGTAGTTCCTGTTCTGAACAAGATCGATCTGCCGCAGGCTGATCCAGACCGTGTTGCTGAAGAAATTGAAGATATCGTGGGTATTGAAGCTACCGATGCGGTTCGATGTTCAGCTAAAACGGGTGTCGGTATTAAAGACGTACTTGAAGTTATCGTTGCACAAATTCCACCACCAGAAGGTGACCCAGAAGGTCCACTTCAGGCGCTTATTATCGATTCTTGGTTCGATAGCTACTTAGGCGTCGTATCTCTAGTACGTATTAAAAATGGTGTACTAAAGAAGGGGGACAAGTTTAAAGTGATGTCCACAGGACAGAACTACAATGCTGATCGCGTGGGTATTTTTACGCCTAAGCAAACCGATACCACCGAGCTTAAAACCGGCGAAGTAGGCTTTGTTATCGCGGGCATTAAAGAGATCCATGGTGCTCCAGTAGGTGATACCCTGACTCACTCTAAGCACGGTGCAGAAAAAGCGCTTGCGGGCTTTAAGAAAGTTAAACCGCAAGTTTATGCAGGCTTATTCCCAATCTCTACCGACGATTATGAGAACTTCCGTGACGCACTGAACAAGCTTAGCTTGAATGACGCTTCATTATTCTTTGAGCCTGAAACATCATCTGCACTCGGTTTTGGTTTCCGTATTGGCTTCTTGGGTCTGCTCCACATGGAGATTATTCAAGAGCGTCTAGAGCGTGAATACAACCTAGAGCTGATTACGACTGCACCAACGGTAGTGTATGAAATCGTTCAGACTAATGGCGAGACTATCTACGTTGATAACCCATCGGATCTGCCTGCGATTAACAATATCGCTGAGATGCGTGAGCCGATTGTTGAAACCAATATTTTGGTTCCAAAAGAATACTTAGGTAACGTTATTACCCTGTGTATTGAAAAGCGTGGTGTACAAACAAACCTCGTTTACCACGGTAACCAAGTGGCTTTGACATACGAACTGCCAATGGCTGAAGTGGTAATGGACTTCTTTGACCGTCTAAAGTCAACCAGCCGTGGTTATGCTTCTCTTGAGTATAACTTTATCCGTTTCGAGCCCGCTGACATGGTACGTTTAGATATCTTGATCAACGGTGACAGAGTCGATGCGTTAGCGATGATCATTCATAAAGGATTGATCCGCTCTAAAGGTCTAGCCCTTGTGAATAAGATGAAAGAGCTTATTCCTCGGCAGATGTTTGATATTGCGGTTCAAGCTGCAGTTGGTAGCCAGATCATCGCTCGTTCATCGATTAAGGCTATGCGTAAAGACGTAACGGCTAAATGTTACGGTGGTGACGTATCTCGTAAGAAGAAACTACTGAACAAGCAGAAAGAAGGTAAGAAGCGTATGAAGCAGGTTGGTAACGTTGAAGTGCCACAAGAGGCATTCTTAGCGGTACTGAAGCTTAACGATTAA
- the lepB gene encoding signal peptidase I, with protein MAAYFSLILVLVTLSSGLVWMADALFFAPKRREKLAMAQAAQADLSEESVDKIMRESALVETSKSIFPVIAFVLILRSFIYEPFQIPSGSMMPTLLVGDFILVEKFSYGIKDPVWRTTLKETGKPERGDVAVFKYPVNPQIDYIKRIIGLPGDRIIYRNKELYIQPACAEGQSPCPELKMVDRALVNRGEFTQNGTPLIRYKEQLGDVSHDILINPTRPDMISQYFRQQNVPLTEFIVPEGQYFAMGDNRDNSQDSRYWGFVPEENLVGKAVAIWISFEFDRTPADFLPTWIPTGVRFNRVGGIE; from the coding sequence ATGGCAGCCTATTTTTCTCTTATTTTGGTGTTGGTTACATTAAGCAGTGGCTTAGTGTGGATGGCCGATGCACTATTTTTTGCGCCTAAGCGCCGTGAGAAGTTGGCAATGGCTCAAGCTGCACAGGCAGACTTGAGTGAAGAAAGCGTTGATAAGATTATGCGTGAGTCAGCGTTAGTTGAAACATCGAAGTCTATCTTCCCTGTTATCGCGTTTGTGTTGATCTTACGTTCTTTTATTTACGAACCGTTTCAGATCCCATCGGGCTCAATGATGCCAACCTTGCTGGTTGGTGACTTTATCTTGGTTGAGAAGTTTAGTTACGGGATTAAAGATCCGGTATGGCGCACAACCCTAAAAGAAACGGGTAAGCCTGAGCGTGGTGATGTTGCAGTATTTAAATATCCGGTCAATCCACAAATCGATTATATCAAGCGCATTATCGGCTTGCCGGGTGACCGTATCATTTATCGTAACAAAGAGCTTTATATCCAGCCCGCGTGTGCAGAGGGACAAAGCCCTTGCCCAGAGCTGAAGATGGTAGATAGAGCCTTAGTTAACCGTGGCGAGTTCACTCAAAATGGCACGCCGTTGATCCGTTACAAAGAGCAGTTAGGCGATGTGAGTCATGACATCTTAATCAACCCGACTCGCCCTGATATGATTAGCCAATATTTCCGTCAGCAAAATGTACCGCTAACGGAGTTTATTGTTCCTGAAGGCCAATACTTCGCTATGGGTGATAATCGTGACAATAGCCAAGACAGTCGCTACTGGGGCTTTGTACCGGAAGAAAATCTAGTGGGTAAGGCTGTCGCTATTTGGATTAGCTTCGAATTTGACAGAACACCAGCAGACTTTTTGCCGACTTGGATCCCAACAGGGGTTCGCTTTAACCGTGTAGGCGGAATTGAGTAA
- the rnc gene encoding ribonuclease III, producing MEPIKNIPRLCRTLGYEFTEQAFLDQALTHRSASNKHNERLEFLGDSILSIVISDALYHQFPTATEGDLSRMRATLVCGKMLAEIAIEFKLGDYLKLGPGELKSGGFRRESILADAVEAIIGAIYLDSEIEKCRSLVLKWYESRLKVIEPINQKDPKTLLQEHLQKFRKPLPVYKVVHTEGDAHEQTFTVECIVEDLSQAVVGVASSRRKAEQSAAAQVLELMKK from the coding sequence ATGGAACCGATTAAAAATATTCCTCGCCTGTGTCGTACATTAGGCTATGAATTTACCGAACAAGCCTTTTTAGACCAAGCGTTAACACATCGTAGCGCGTCTAATAAGCATAACGAGAGACTAGAGTTCTTAGGTGATTCGATTCTTTCAATCGTCATTTCTGATGCTTTATACCATCAGTTTCCTACTGCAACAGAGGGCGACTTAAGCCGTATGCGCGCCACACTGGTTTGCGGTAAGATGCTGGCCGAAATTGCGATAGAGTTTAAGCTTGGCGACTACCTCAAGCTTGGACCTGGTGAGCTTAAAAGTGGCGGGTTTAGACGTGAGTCGATTCTTGCCGATGCCGTCGAGGCCATTATTGGTGCGATTTATCTTGATTCAGAAATCGAGAAATGTCGCTCATTAGTGCTGAAGTGGTATGAATCGCGTTTAAAGGTCATTGAGCCTATAAACCAAAAAGATCCAAAAACTTTGCTGCAAGAGCATTTGCAGAAGTTTAGAAAACCACTGCCAGTGTACAAAGTGGTCCATACTGAAGGTGATGCTCATGAGCAGACTTTCACCGTTGAATGTATTGTTGAAGACTTGAGCCAAGCCGTTGTTGGAGTAGCCAGTTCACGCAGAAAAGCCGAACAAAGTGCTGCAGCTCAAGTGTTGGAGTTAATGAAGAAATGA
- the era gene encoding GTPase Era, with amino-acid sequence MSDNKDLPESHEPSLDELLANMNNPSSAVKYAVTYCGMVAIVGRPNVGKSTLLNKLLGQKISITSKKPQTTRHRIMGIHTDGPRQVVFIDTPGLHMEEKRAINRLMNRAAASSLAEVALVIFVVDGMNWTPDDEMVLRKLQSRDDGRKTILAINKVDNIKDKEALFPHLEELSKKFPFDEILPISATQGTNVQRILDMAVASVPEAQHYFPEDYVTDRSQKFMASEIVREKLMRFLGDELPYDCTVEIEQFKMMENGVYQINALVLVERETQKRMVIGNKGERIKKISSAARVDMEVLFDNKVFLEMWVKVKSGWADDERALRSLGYGDE; translated from the coding sequence ATGAGTGACAACAAAGATTTACCTGAAAGCCACGAGCCAAGCTTAGACGAATTACTGGCTAATATGAACAATCCGTCATCAGCGGTTAAGTACGCTGTGACTTATTGTGGAATGGTCGCTATCGTTGGTCGTCCAAACGTGGGTAAGTCAACGCTACTCAATAAGTTGTTAGGCCAGAAGATCAGTATTACTTCTAAGAAGCCTCAAACCACGCGTCACCGTATCATGGGTATTCATACCGATGGTCCACGTCAGGTGGTGTTTATCGATACGCCGGGTCTTCATATGGAAGAGAAGCGTGCGATTAACCGTCTGATGAACCGCGCAGCGGCGAGTTCGTTAGCTGAAGTTGCCTTGGTGATATTTGTTGTCGATGGTATGAACTGGACGCCAGATGATGAAATGGTACTGCGTAAGCTGCAGAGCCGTGATGATGGCCGTAAGACGATTCTAGCGATTAACAAAGTCGATAATATTAAAGATAAAGAAGCGTTATTCCCGCATCTTGAAGAGTTATCGAAGAAGTTTCCTTTTGATGAAATCTTACCGATTTCAGCAACACAGGGAACTAACGTACAGCGTATTTTAGATATGGCTGTTGCATCAGTGCCAGAAGCTCAACATTATTTCCCTGAAGATTATGTAACAGACCGTTCGCAAAAGTTTATGGCGTCAGAAATTGTACGTGAAAAGCTAATGCGCTTTTTAGGTGATGAGCTGCCATATGATTGTACGGTAGAAATCGAACAGTTTAAGATGATGGAAAACGGTGTTTACCAGATTAATGCCTTGGTGCTTGTTGAGCGTGAAACGCAAAAGCGCATGGTCATTGGTAACAAAGGCGAGCGTATCAAGAAGATCAGTTCTGCAGCACGCGTTGATATGGAAGTTTTGTTTGATAACAAGGTTTTCTTAGAGATGTGGGTGAAGGTTAAATCTGGTTGGGCCGATGATGAGCGCGCACTGCGTAGCCTAGGTTACGGCGACGAGTAA